One stretch of Roseimicrobium sp. ORNL1 DNA includes these proteins:
- a CDS encoding lipocalin-like domain-containing protein codes for MNLHIRRLALLFIAMLTVVTSSVAHAQQTTADGFAIPQPGRQFTFPRDHGSHPEFRTEWWYITGHLDAKDGRRFGFQVTFFRQANRQPDGSARHLHLAHTALLDAATGKFIHQERLNREGWDASSSTAALDVRNGNWTLTQDTNTQRLHLAATVHADALLTLELEPVKPLVFFGENGVSRKGVSQSAASHYLTFPRLKASGSLKLGSETLEVSGDAWMDHEFSSSQLDEGQVGWDWAALQFHDGTEMMVYRMRRADGSTDAASRLVTIAKDGTQRALKADAFSWKEHTRWKSPRSGAEYPIEVEVAFEDRKYRLRPLTKDQEQGGDITGLPYWEGACDVLDAKGNVVGRAFLELAGYAGNLRKHLGGKQ; via the coding sequence ATGAATCTGCACATCCGTCGACTGGCCCTGCTCTTCATCGCGATGCTCACCGTCGTGACTTCTTCAGTCGCGCATGCTCAGCAAACCACTGCGGACGGGTTCGCCATTCCACAGCCGGGTCGCCAGTTCACCTTCCCCCGCGACCACGGCAGCCATCCTGAGTTCCGCACGGAGTGGTGGTATATCACGGGACATCTCGATGCGAAGGATGGACGCCGCTTCGGTTTCCAGGTCACCTTCTTCCGGCAGGCCAATCGGCAACCCGATGGATCCGCGCGCCACTTGCATCTGGCGCACACGGCCCTGCTCGATGCGGCGACCGGCAAGTTCATCCACCAAGAACGCTTGAACCGCGAAGGCTGGGATGCGTCTTCCTCCACTGCGGCATTGGATGTGCGCAATGGCAACTGGACGCTCACACAAGATACAAACACACAACGTCTGCACCTGGCCGCCACAGTGCATGCCGATGCCCTGCTGACCCTGGAACTGGAACCGGTCAAGCCACTGGTGTTTTTTGGTGAGAATGGAGTTTCACGGAAGGGCGTGTCGCAGAGTGCCGCAAGTCACTACCTCACCTTCCCCAGACTCAAGGCATCCGGCTCACTCAAGCTGGGCTCTGAAACCCTCGAAGTGTCCGGCGATGCCTGGATGGACCATGAGTTCAGCAGCAGCCAGCTTGATGAGGGTCAGGTCGGCTGGGACTGGGCCGCGCTGCAGTTTCACGATGGCACGGAGATGATGGTCTATCGCATGCGTCGCGCTGATGGGAGCACGGATGCGGCATCCCGGCTAGTAACCATCGCGAAGGATGGCACACAGCGCGCCCTGAAAGCAGATGCCTTCTCATGGAAGGAACACACGCGGTGGAAAAGCCCGCGCTCTGGCGCGGAGTACCCCATCGAGGTGGAGGTGGCTTTTGAGGATCGCAAGTACCGTCTGCGACCGCTGACGAAGGATCAGGAGCAAGGTGGGGACATCACCGGCCTGCCCTATTGGGAGGGAGCGTGTGATGTGCTTGATGCGAAGGGAAATGTGGTGGGCCGCGCGTTCCTGGAACTGGCGGGCTATGCGGGAAACTTGCGGAAGCATCTTGGCGGAAAGCAGTGA